Proteins from one Juglans microcarpa x Juglans regia isolate MS1-56 chromosome 1S, Jm3101_v1.0, whole genome shotgun sequence genomic window:
- the LOC121246658 gene encoding LOW QUALITY PROTEIN: filament-like plant protein 7 (The sequence of the model RefSeq protein was modified relative to this genomic sequence to represent the inferred CDS: deleted 2 bases in 1 codon), translating to MDNKTWLWRKKSSEKTSAPADQNIHNSAKGNEEETLLTEKAKLEKDMKVLNDKLSSALSECEDKDELEKKHSKMAQEAILGWEKAEADMVSLKGELDEALQQRVASEERSAHLDVALGEYMQQLRFVREEQEKRIHDAVMKTSREFEKSQMVLEEKLAETTKRLAKIGVENSHLSNSLLVKEKLIEEVKKQLTQMETDFSALMTRLQSTEKDNASLKYEVRVLEKELEIRNEERGFNRQTADASHKQHLESVKKIAKLESECQRLRLLVRKRLPGPVALAKMKSEAEMLERDSVEMRRGNLNTTAFKVDSAVDLSPENPTKRISIMTEQLSSIEEANKNLLETLHKKTNELQFSREMYAHTASKLSQVKLQLEEVSKGQNIVEPTKIAPVSHDPCLASISNICSNDKARCAESWASALTTELEHFRNRKQKGLPSSKTVGTSEINLMDDFVEMERLALVTVDKPLRSSQFSSHEANAISSPLEMELNQSSSELMGGEIIPLPNSESGFSMSKQEIRSKDTFISKVPDWHRDTPKMGLEQNHVTHTNPDELLEDIRAALAHINPPNHIDVVDASNATLINGYILGKPSNKSLVMDSSDGGVSLTEKTHTQLQLNLSKSIGKIIELIEGIGLPSLDYNNPETLARKDENMITYKNSEIPAGYMVRVFQWKTSELSAVLQQFVRTCDDLLNGKANIDKFAQELTTALDWIMKHCFSPQDVSNMKEAIIKNFDWDKSRSESEAEVGMIGHFSEAGRVPREQLSYFLMTATSSGNCLQMEELQSTLMEENRKSRGELMNLKSAKKDLGGRLQSATDKREPLMNQLLKSEKTITCLQTEFETLKESKGKTETQIKSQKLMNEDPYRQLTVAGVELNEAKETFSSLEVEVDDKNNCCEELEATCLEQQLHFGSITKKESNNNDLNLEEKHFRADWEITAASEKLAECQETILNLGKQLKALAAPKEAILFDEVIATPTDTVTATTVTTPSPPKDKIMYQQSSLLDQLLAEDGAKAPKIKQINGNCTGKVNEIIVLNGIKHKDENGSASSLAIVPRKKRGGRSLWRKLLWRKKNANMKKPPLLCAP from the exons gcaaaaggaaatgaagaagaG ACACTTTTGACCGAGAAAGCCAAATTGGAGAAAGACATGAAAGTTTTAAATGATAAGCTTTCTTCAGCTCTCTCTGAATGTGAAGACAAGGATGAACTTGAAAAGAAACATTCAAAGATGGCCCAGGAAGCAATTTTGG GCTGGGAGAAGGCAGAAGCAGACATGGTGTCTCTTAAGGGAGAATTAGATGAAGCTTTGCAGCAGAGAGTAGCTAGTGAAGAAAGATCAGCTCATTTGGATGTGGCGCTTGGGGAATATATGCAACAGCTACGTTTTGTTCGAGAAGAGCAG GAGAAAAGAATTCATGATGCTGTTATGAAGACATCGAGAGAATTCGAAAAATCCCAGATGGTTTTAGAGGAGAAGTTAGCAGAGACCACTAAGAGGCTTGCCAAAATAGGTGTTGAAAACTCTCATCTTAGCAATTCTCTCTTAGTGAAGGAAAAGTTGATAGAAGAAGTTAAGAAACAGTTGACTCAGATGGAGACAGATTTTAGTGCACTAATGACTAGATTACAATCCACAGAGAAAGATAATGCTTCTCTGAAGTATGAGGTTCGAGTGCTTGAGAAGGAGCTTGAGATTCGAAATGAGGAGAGAGGATTTAATCGCCAAACAGCTGACGCATCACACAAGCAACACTTAGAGAGTGTGAAGAAAATTGCAAAGTTAGAGTCAGAGTGTCAAAGGTTACGTCTCTTAGTCAGGAAGCGACTGCCAGGACCTGTTGCTTTGGCAAAAATGAAAAGTGAAGCTGAAATGCTGGAAAGGGATTCAGTTGAAATGAGGAGGGGAAATTTAAATACAACTGCTTTCAAGGTTGACTCTGCAGTTGACTTGTCTCCTGAGAATCCTACTAAAAGGATCAGCATTATGACTGAGCAATTATCTAGTATTGAAGAAGCAAATAAGAATCTCTTGGAAACCCTtcacaaaaaaacaaatgaactaCAATTTTCAAGGGAAATGTATGCTCACACAGCGTCCAAATTATCACAAGTTAAATTGCAGCTTGAAGAAGTGTCAAAAGGTCAGAACATTGTGGAGCCAACAAAAATTGCTCCTGTGTCACATGATCCCTGTCTGGCATCAATATCTAACATTTGTAGTAATGACAAGGCTAGATGTGCTGAATCATGGGCCTCTGCTTTGACTACAGAACTGGAACATTTTAGAAATCGAAAGCAAAAAGGTTTACCATCATCCAAAACAGTTGGAACTTCCGAAATTAACCTAATGGATGACTTTGTTGAAATGGAAAGATTAGCATTAGTCACTGTTGATAAACCACTTCGGAGTTCTCAGTTTTCTTCACATGAAGCTAATGCAATTTCTAGCCCCTTGGAAATGGAACTAAACCAGAGCTCCTCTGAGTTAATGGGAGGGGAGATAATACCATTACCCAACTCTGAATCAGGCTTCAGTATGTCAAAACAGGAAATCAGATCCAAAGATACATTTATTAGCAAAGTTCCTGATTGGCATCGGGATACACCGAAAATGGGCTTGGAGCAAAACCATGTCACACACACAAACCCAGATGAATTACTTGAGGATATTAGAGCAGCTTTGGCACATATCAATCCTCCAAACCACATtgatgtagttgatgcatctaaTGCCACACTCATAAACGGCTACATCTTGGGGAAACCATCAAATAAATCTTTAGTGATGGATTCATCTGATGGTGGTGTCTCGTTGACAGAAAAGACACACACGCAGTTGCAGTTAAATCTTAGCAAGTCAATAGGAAAAATAATTGAGCTTATTGAAGGGATTGGTCTGCCATCTCTGGACTACAATAATCCTGAGACCTTGGCCAGAAAGGATGAAAATATGATCACATACAAGAATTCAGAAATACCTGCAGGGTACATGGTCCGGGTTTTCCAGTGGAAAACTTCTGAACTCAGTGCTGTTTTACAGCAATTTGTTCGTACTTGTGATGATCTGTTGAATGGAAAGGCAAATATAGACAAATTTGCCCAAGAATTAACTACTGCTTTAGACTGGATTATGAAGCATTGCTTTTCCCCACAAGATGTTTCAAACATGAAGGAGGCGATTATCAAGAATTTTGATTGGGATAAATCAAGAAGCGAGAGTGAAGCAGAAGTTGGAATGATCGGTCATTTTTCTGAAGCAGGACGTGTTCCAAGAGAACAATTATCATATTTTCTGATGACTGCCACTTCGAGTGGAAATTGTCTTCAGATGGAAGAACTTCAGTCTACTCTGATGGAAGAAAATAGGAAATCTAGAGGTGAATTGATGAATTTGAAATCTGCAAAGAAAGACTTGGGAGGAAGGCTTCAGTCAGCTACTGATAAGAGGGAACCCCTGATGAATCAGCTCCTCAAATCTGAGAAAACCATTACGTGCTTGCAAACAGAGTTCGAAACCCTAAAagaatcaaaaggaaaaactgAGACTCAAATCAAAAGTCAGAAGTTGATGAATGAAGATCCTTATAGGCAGCTTACAGTGGCCGGAGTGGAATTAAATGAAGCTAAGGAGACGTTTTCATCCTTAGAAGTGGAGGTGgatgataaaaataactgtTGTGAAGAATTAGAGGCCACATGCCTTGAACAGCAGCTCCATTTTGGGag CATTACAAAGAAGGAAAGCAACAACAATGACCTCAATCTGGAAGAGAAGCATTTTCGGGCT GATTGGGAGATTACAGCTGCTTCAGAAAAGTTGGCAGAGTGCCAGGAGACCATCCTCAACCTTGGAAAGCAGTTGAAAGCATTGGCTGCCCCAAAGGAAGCAATCCTTTTTGACGAGGTCATAGCTACCCCCACTGACACAGTTACCGCCACCACAGTTACAACGCCATCCCCTCCCAAGGACAAAATCATGTACCAGCAATCCTCTCTACTAGATCAGTTGCTGGCAGAGGATGGTGCTAAAGCTCCGAAGATCAAACAAATAAATGGCAATTGCACTGGGAAAGTTAACGAGATTATTGTTTTAAATGGGATAAAACACAAGGATGAGAATGGTTCAGCTAGTTCTCTGGCTATTGTGCCTAGAAAGAAACGAGGAGGTCGCAGTTTGTGGAGAAAGCTGTTATGGAGAAAGAAGAACGCTAATATGAAGAAACCACCTCTCCTCTGTGCCCCGTGA